A portion of the Caenorhabditis elegans chromosome III genome contains these proteins:
- the acaa-2 gene encoding 3-ketoacyl-CoA thiolase, mitochondrial (Confirmed by transcript evidence) has product MAGKCVFIVGAKRTAFGTFGGKLKGLSATDLGVVASQAALKHANVGADAVDHVIFGNVVASSRDGIYLSRHIGLKSGVPQNVGALTVNRLCGSGFQAVVNAAQAIKLGESNIVLAGGTENMSMVPFAVRDIRFGTALGKKYEFEDMLWDSLSDPYAKLAMGQTAEKLGAQYKVTRQEADEFALRSQTLWKKAQEAGVYKNEIVGITIKGRKGEESFEIDEHPRATTAESLAKLKPVFQKDGLVNAGNASGISDGAAALVVAGEDSVKSKNLKPLARVVAYSAVGCDPTIMGIGPAPAIREVLKKSGLKIGDIDIFEVNEAFAPQALAVQRELGIPMEKLNVNGGAIALGHPLAASGARISTHIVHELHRRNVKYGIGSACIGGGQGIAILFEKV; this is encoded by the exons ATGGCAGGAAAAT GTGTGTTCATCGTCGGTGCCAAGCGTACAGCATTCGGAACTTTTGGTGGAAAGCTGAAAGGATTGAGTGCAACTGATTTGGGAGTCGTCGCTTCTCAAGCAGCGCTGAAGCACGCTAATGTTGGAGCAGATGCCGTCGATCATGTCATCTTTG GAAACGTGGTTGCCAGCTCTCGTGATGGAATTTACCTGAGTCGTCACATTGGACTCAAATCTGGAGTTCCACAAAACGTCGGGGCCCTCACTGTCAACCGTCTCTGTGGTTCGGGATTCCAAGCAGTCGTGAATGCAGCTCAAGCTATCAAGCTCGGCGAGTCCAACATTGTTCTTGCCGGAGGAACCGAAAACATGTCAATGGTGCCATTCGCTGTTCGAGATATTCGTTTCGGAACTGCACTTGGAAAGAAGTACGAATTCGAAGATATGCTCTGGGATTCTCTCAGCGATCCGTATGCCAAGTTAGCCATGGGACAGACTGCAGAGAAGTTGGGCGCACAATACAAAGTTACCAGACAAGAAGCCGACGAATTCGCTCTGAGATCTCAGACCCTGTGGAAGAAGGCTCAGGAGGCTGGTGTCTACAAGAATGAAATCGTTGGAATCACTATCAAGGGGCGCAAGGGAGAAGAAAGCTTCGAAATCGACGAGCATCCGAGAGCCACCACCGCAGAAAGCCTTGCCAAGCTGAAGCCTGTTTTCCAAAAAGACGGACTAGTGAATGCAGGAAATGCGTCTGGAATTTCTGACGGAGCCGCTGCTCTTGTGGTTGCCGGTGAAGACAGTGTGAAGTCGAAGAATCTGAAACCGTTGGCTCGAGTTGTTGCCTATTCTGCTGTCGGTTGTGATCCAACCATCATGGGAATCGGACCGGCTCCAGCTATTCGGGAAGTTCTCAAGAAGAGTGGGCTCAAGATTGGAGATATTGATATCTTCGAG gtaaATGAGGCGTTCGCTCCACAAGCTCTCGCCGTTCAACGTGAACTCGGAATCCCAATGGAAAAGCTGAATGTCAATGGTGGAGCCATCGCTTTGGGCCATCCACTCGCCGCATCTGGAGCCAGAATTTCCACGCATATTGTGCACGAGCTTCA CCGCCGCAACGTCAAGTACGGAATCGGATCGGCTTGCATTGGAGGAGGACAAGGAATCGCAATTCTCttcgaaaaagtttaa
- the dro-1 gene encoding Protein Dr1 (Partially confirmed by transcript evidence) — translation MQCFNTIFRLFTDMDEDNEIGLPQKGINQIIKEVVPEMRIANESRDMINACCVEFVKHIAREAQRIASQDQRKTIYHEHVQKALQNLGFTPDYLEAADSVLDACKVEAEKKLRRKNSRLEKCGIPEEKLYEMQQELIQKARQQEIEQQLAHQQAQAAAVAAANAQMFGGPSEGSLAPTDDDYDN, via the exons ATGCAGTGCTTCaacacaattttcagactcttCACAGATATGGATGAGGACAATGAAATCGGACTTCCACAGAAAGGTATCAACCAAATTATCAAAGAAGTTGTTCCTGAAATGCGAATCGCCAACGAGTCGAGAGATATGATCAATGCTTGCTGCGTTGAGTTCGTGAAGCATATTGCGAGAGAAGCACAACGAATTGCGAGCCAGGATCAGAGAAAAACAATATATCACGAACATGTTCAGAAGGCACTGCAGAATTTAGGATTCACACCAGATTATCTCGAGGCCGCCGACAGTGTTCTCGATGCCTGCAAGGTTGAAGCCGAGAAGAAGCTGCGAAGGAAGAACTCTCGTCTTGAAAAATGTGGTATTCCAGAGGAAAAATTGTACGAAATGCAACAAGAATTAATTCAGAAG GCACGCCAACAAGAAATTGAGCAGCAGCTTGCTCACCAACAAGCACAAGCCGCGGCGGTAGCAGCCGCAAACGCACAAATGTTTGGAGGACCATCAGAGGGCTCTTTGGCTCCAACCGACGATGACTACGACAACTAG
- the nud-1 gene encoding Nuclear migration protein nudC (Confirmed by transcript evidence) — protein MSQYERFDSVLLSMAQQLSGGVPEMLDVLFEFLSRKTDFYSGAGVDQARTLLLEKFDKHGGKAMKEAEEAKKRKEEQERKLAERRAAQKAKEEEEFRNAKVVEVTDEEAAAFEKEQAKNSVENLEKFVDNEGETSKDAEVEDEDSKLMKPNSGNGADLAKYQWTQTLQELEVKIPIAAGFAIKSRDVVVKIEKTSVSVGLKNQAPIVDGKLPHAIKVENCNWVIENGKAIVLTLEKINDMEWWNRFLDSDPPINTKEVKPENSKLSDLDGETRAMVEKMMYDQRQKEMGLPTSDEKKKHDMLQQFMKQHPEMDFSNAKIG, from the exons atgtctCAATATGAGCGATTCGACTCGGTGCTGCTCTCCATGGCCCAACAGCTGAGCGGCGGAGTGCCTGAAATGCTTGATGtactatttgaatttctttcgag aaagACGGATTTCTACAGTGGCGCTGGTGTCGATCAAGCCCGGACCCTTCTCctcgaaaaattcgataaacACGGTGGAAAGGCTATGAAGGAAGCTGAAGAAGCCAAGAAACGGAAGGAAGAGCAGGAGAGGAAGCTTGCTGAACGAAGAGCTGCACAAAAAGCTAAGGAAGAGGAAGAGTTCCGAAATGCGAAAGTCGTGGAAGTCACTGATGAGGAAGCGGCCGCGTTTGAAAAGGAACAGGCTAAAAATTCtgttgaaaatcttgaaaaattcgtCGATAACGAAGGAGAAACATCGAAAGACGCTGAAGTCGAAGATGAGGACAGTAAGCTCATGAAACCAAATAGTGGAAATGGTGCGGATCTTGCCAAATATCAATGGACTCAAACACTCCAAGAACTCGAGGTGAAGATTCCAATTGCTGCTGGATTTGCTATCAAATCTCGTGACGTTGTCGTCAAAATAGAGAAGACTTCAGTATCTGTCGGCCTGAAGAATCAAGCTCCGATTGTCGATGGAAAGTTGCCTCACGCCATTAAAGTAGAAAATTGCAACTGGGTAATCGAAAACGGGAAAGCGATTGTCCTAACTCTCGAGAAGATCAATGATATGGAATGGTGGAATCGATTCCTTGATTCCGATCCTCCAATCAATACTAAGGAAGTGAAGCCAGAGAACTCGAAATTGAGCGACTTGGATGGAGAGACACGTGCCATGGTCGAAAAGATGATGTATGATCAGAGGCAGAAGGAGATGGGTCTTCCAACGTCTGATGAGAAGAAAAAGCATGATATGCTGCAACAGTTCATGAAACAGCATCCTGAAATGGACTTCAGCAATGCTAAAATTGGATAA
- the ife-1 gene encoding eIF-4F 25 kDa subunit (Confirmed by transcript evidence): MSDSEIAFEKLKISGEKEGMTETEQTTAPIYPLKRNWTWWYLNDERNKSWEDRLKKVYTFNTVSEFWALYDAIRPPSGLNALCDYNVFRDDIQPMWEVPENSNGGRWLIVIDKGKTPEMVDAIWLEILMALVGEQFGKDMESICGLVCNVRGKGSKISVWTKDCNDDETNMRIGVVLKEKLMAASKDHSKPLFDVIRYEDHESCQKKTSSVVKAKLSLHSSDAPVAEKSAV; encoded by the exons ATGTCAGATTCTGAAATAGCATTTGAGAAGCTGAAAATCTCTGGGGAGAAAGAAG GTATGACTGAAACGGAGCAAACGACGGCACCCATTTATCCGCTGAAGCGTAACTGGACGTGGTGGTATTTGAACGATGAGCGCAACAAGTCTTGGGAGGATCGTCTGAAGAAGGTGTACACCTTCAACACCGTCTCGGAGTTCTGGGCTCTCTACGATGCTATCCGTCCACCAAGTGGCCTCAACGCGTTGTGCGATTACAACGTTTTCCGTGACGATATTCAGCCGATGTGGGAGGTTCCGGAAAACTCGAACGGAGGACGCTGGCTCATCGTCATTGACAAGGGAAAGACTCCCGAAATGGTCGATGCTATTTGGCTGGAGATTCTCATGGCTTTGGTCGGCGAGCAATTCGGAAAGGACATGGAGTCGATTTGTGGGTTGGTGTGCAACGTCAGAGGAAAAGGATCGAAGATCAGCGTCTGGACTAAGGATTGCAACGATGATGAAACCAACATGAGGATTGG agtTGTGCTGAAGGAGAAGCTGATGGCCGCATCCAAGGACCACTCAAAGCCACTGTTCGATGTGATCCGCTACGAAGATCATGAGAGCTGCCAGAAGAAGACCAGCTCGGTTGTGAAAGCCAAGCTTTCATTGCACTCGTCCGATGCTCCAGTCGCCGAGAAATCCGCCGTCTAA
- the dph-7 gene encoding methylated diphthine methylhydrolase (Confirmed by transcript evidence) produces the protein MRSKSVKLSNRPAFARRIPSEDTSRACVSTYLLDTSSDTRSGSLCILKIDEADGLQLENEISTSAGVFRFDFRNPSTIVAALTDGSLVVQKIEEPVSSETTPVSSDMLLDLGLSDSSLTITTDNKGHAYIVDLNTSLIVSTWLAHSLPYVPGEGCEVWSCAISKDAQTVVTGGEDGSMKLWDARSRTQTGQSKIFEAGVVFVDFPASNEDQILTGSYDEHVRIFDRRNLKTVLKEKKLSGGVWNIEQVGSEYCTSCMYGGYSILNSDTLDIVHENRDVGSNLLYGATKMSANSVLFCTFNDYLAVLDEY, from the exons ATGCGATCAAAAAGTGTGAAGCTGTCAAATCGCCCAGCATTTGCTCGTCGGATACCATCAGAGGACACATCACGTGCTTGCGTATCCACGTATCTTCTCGATACATCTTCAGACACTCGATCCGGCTCACTGTGCATTTTGAAGATTGATGAAGCCGACGGGCTACAGTTGGAAAATGAGATTAGCACTTCTGCTGGAGTGTTTCGATTCGATTTCCGAAATCCGTCGACGATAGTTGCAGCGCTAACCGATGGATCACTAGtggttcagaaaattgaag AACCTGTATCATCCGAAACTACACCTGTATCGTCGGATATGCTTTTGGATTTGGGACTTTCGGATTCTTCCCTCACTATTACAACTGACAACAAA GGCCACGCGTACATCGTCGACCTGAACACATCACTCATCGTTTCCACGTGGCTTGCTCATTCGCTTCCGTACGTTCCTGGTGAAGGATGTGAAGTATGGTCTTGTGCGATCAGCAAAGATGCTCAGACAGTTGTAACTGGCGGAGAGGACGGATCAATGAA actctgGGATGCTCGCAGCCGAACTCAAACCggtcaatcaaaaattttcgaagccggtgttgtttttgttgatttcccGGCTTCGAACGAAGATCAAATTCTAACTGGAAGCTATGACGAGCACGTCCGGATTTTCGATCGAAGGAATTTAAAAACTGTGCTCAAAGAGAAAAAG CTCTCTGGTGGAGTTTGGAACATTGAACAAGTTGGCTCAGAGTACTGTACTTCCTGCATGTACGGTGGCTACAGTATTCTGAATTCGGACACTCTCGATATTGTCCACGAGAATCGGGATGTTGGATCGAATCTTCTGTATGGAGCAACAAAAATGTCCGCGAATTCGGTGCTCTTTTGTACTTTTAATGATTATTTGGCTGTTTTAGACGAGtattga
- the sdz-20 gene encoding SKN-1 Dependent Zygotic transcript (Confirmed by transcript evidence) encodes MFRFSHLLILTVLFNFGSAQSLEYSIQEYAPLTFRDPTTVFDSISNYASEISVAVSNGWNFVVEKISSFAFACTDAFNSYNRYFGIGLIVLCITSILLLLAYLEIRHYFRSRTVRTPTLTKFTTLTSLHSDLQGKSVFASPPSSILIGCSSINETQVLRDIIDCRTPSPIPDMLLPTRSLHSSQPHFFTNFEFTAESLMKCSTFVGKINYGFNGSKDSLLPQNEEILQDREPKVKSYKNLFVSYRDMV; translated from the exons ATGTTCCGATTCTCTCATCTTCTTATTCTTACTGTCCTCTTCAATTTTGGATCTGCCCAAAGTCTTGAATATTCCATTCAAGAATATGCTCCACTCACATTCCGTGATCCAACCACGGTTTTTGACTCAATTTCCAATTATGCAAGCGAAATCTCTGTGGCTGTTTCGAATGGATGgaattttgttgttgaaaag atTTCATCGTTTGCATTTGCCTGCACAGACGCATTCAACTCCTACAATCGCTATTTTGGAATCGGATTGATCGTTTTGTGTATTACATCAATCTTGCTTCTCCTTGCCTATTTAGAAATTCGCCATTATTTTCGATCCAGAACTGTGAG AACACCTACACTTACCAAATTCACCACCCTAACCTCCCTTCACTCGGACCTCCAAGGAAAATCAGTATTTGCCTCCCCACCGTCATCAATTCTCATCGGATGCTCTTCCATTAATGAAACCCAGGTACTTCGTGACATCATCGACTGTAGAACTCCATCTCCAATCCCAGACATGCTACTCCCAACTAGATCTCTTCATTCATCCCAACCTCACTTCTTCACTAACTTTGAGTTCACCGCAGAATCCCTGATGAAATGCTCAACctttgttggaaaaatcaattatggATTCAATGGCTCCAAAGATTCCCTGCTCCCACAAAATGAGGAGATTCTTCAGGACCGGGAGCCAAAAGTAAAAAGCTATAAGAATCTTTTCGTCTCTTATCGTGACATGGTTTAG
- the dph-7 gene encoding WD_REPEATS_REGION domain-containing protein (Confirmed by transcript evidence), with protein MKLWDARSRTQTGQSKIFEAGVVFVDFPASNEDQILTGSYDEHVRIFDRRNLKTVLKEKKLSGGVWNIEQVGSEYCTSCMYGGYSILNSDTLDIVHENRDVGSNLLYGATKMSANSVLFCTFNDYLAVLDEY; from the exons ATGAA actctgGGATGCTCGCAGCCGAACTCAAACCggtcaatcaaaaattttcgaagccggtgttgtttttgttgatttcccGGCTTCGAACGAAGATCAAATTCTAACTGGAAGCTATGACGAGCACGTCCGGATTTTCGATCGAAGGAATTTAAAAACTGTGCTCAAAGAGAAAAAG CTCTCTGGTGGAGTTTGGAACATTGAACAAGTTGGCTCAGAGTACTGTACTTCCTGCATGTACGGTGGCTACAGTATTCTGAATTCGGACACTCTCGATATTGTCCACGAGAATCGGGATGTTGGATCGAATCTTCTGTATGGAGCAACAAAAATGTCCGCGAATTCGGTGCTCTTTTGTACTTTTAATGATTATTTGGCTGTTTTAGACGAGtattga
- the F53A2.3 gene encoding Phosphoprotein (Confirmed by transcript evidence), giving the protein MASRETILDVLAKLEECKETLNNSLNYDEAANSNGSSTFQDQSEIKIEHIAPNLVFENGTVPQEQSNSFQWYEEEVSNDACVSSNEYSGVKLCPFNIGFKSYNTPPDQMQQLDKSISDNMACRMNVDFSGIDRLIQHGSEDMRTVGYGMRGMMKLLQIQHEKLMGKKPDDVTTGLKASLVPARFLKEKTVIVRNLTDDADINVNKVFGQLTAQSSSLKNIVINAANVWIKNVVPDEQRKLYSTSIKPQQPQITFPAQLLNGPAGLLVRCLSVTGGDNSSNAVNISLLFKQHVSNLFNHARSKSGITNSRKRKQQSEDYSYN; this is encoded by the exons ATGGCTTCCCGAGAAACTATTCTGGACGTTTTGGCAAAGTTGGAGGAGTGCAAAGAAACTTTGAATAATTCATTGAATTacg atGAAGCTGCCAACTCAAATGGTTCATCGACCTTTCAAGATCAGTCAGAGATCAAGATAGAACACATTGCTCCGAATTTAGTATTTGAAA ATGGAACAGTGCCACAAGAGCAGTCGAATTCGTTCCAATGGTACGAGGAGGAGGTTTCAAATGATGCATGTGTTTCAAGTAACGAATATTCTGGTGTGAAGCTGTGCCCGTTTAATATTGGATTCAAAAGTTATAATACGCCTCCAGATCAAATGCAACAGCTTGAT aaatcaaTAAGCGATAACATGGCTTGTCGCATGAACGTggatttttccggaattgacCGACTTATTCAACATGGATCAGAAGACATGAGAACAGTGGGTTACGGTATGAGAGGAATGATgaaattg TTACAAATTcaacatgaaaaattgatgggaAAAAAGCCGGATGATGTGACGACTGGCCTGAAAGCCAGTCTCGTTCCAGctcgttttttgaaagaaaaaacggTTATCGTCAGAAATCTGACAGATGATGCGGATATTAATGTGAATAAAGTATTCGGGCAGCTAACGGCACAGTCATCTTCACTCAAGAATATCGTGATAAACGCGGCAAACGTGTGGatcaaaaat GTTGTCCCGGACGAGCAACGAAAACTCTACTCGACCAGCATAAAACCACAACAACCACAAATCACTTTTCCAGCTCAATTATTAAATGGCCCAGCGGGCCTTCTTGTCAGATGTCTTTCTGTGACAGGAGGAGACAATTCTTCAAATGCTGTGAACATTAGTCTCCTGTTCAAGCAACACGTTTCTAATCTTTT CAATCACGCTCGCTCGAAAAGTGGAATAACAAACTCTCGTAAGAGAAAGCAGCAAAGCGAGGATTACTCTTACAAttag
- the ife-1 gene encoding Eukaryotic translation initiation factor 4E-1 (Confirmed by transcript evidence) has translation MTETEQTTAPIYPLKRNWTWWYLNDERNKSWEDRLKKVYTFNTVSEFWALYDAIRPPSGLNALCDYNVFRDDIQPMWEVPENSNGGRWLIVIDKGKTPEMVDAIWLEILMALVGEQFGKDMESICGLVCNVRGKGSKISVWTKDCNDDETNMRIGVVLKEKLMAASKDHSKPLFDVIRYEDHESCQKKTSSVVKAKLSLHSSDAPVAEKSAV, from the exons ATGACTGAAACGGAGCAAACGACGGCACCCATTTATCCGCTGAAGCGTAACTGGACGTGGTGGTATTTGAACGATGAGCGCAACAAGTCTTGGGAGGATCGTCTGAAGAAGGTGTACACCTTCAACACCGTCTCGGAGTTCTGGGCTCTCTACGATGCTATCCGTCCACCAAGTGGCCTCAACGCGTTGTGCGATTACAACGTTTTCCGTGACGATATTCAGCCGATGTGGGAGGTTCCGGAAAACTCGAACGGAGGACGCTGGCTCATCGTCATTGACAAGGGAAAGACTCCCGAAATGGTCGATGCTATTTGGCTGGAGATTCTCATGGCTTTGGTCGGCGAGCAATTCGGAAAGGACATGGAGTCGATTTGTGGGTTGGTGTGCAACGTCAGAGGAAAAGGATCGAAGATCAGCGTCTGGACTAAGGATTGCAACGATGATGAAACCAACATGAGGATTGG agtTGTGCTGAAGGAGAAGCTGATGGCCGCATCCAAGGACCACTCAAAGCCACTGTTCGATGTGATCCGCTACGAAGATCATGAGAGCTGCCAGAAGAAGACCAGCTCGGTTGTGAAAGCCAAGCTTTCATTGCACTCGTCCGATGCTCCAGTCGCCGAGAAATCCGCCGTCTAA
- the F53A2.11 gene encoding F-box domain-containing protein (Confirmed by transcript evidence), whose protein sequence is MSEDNTYIVNQVFMNEILIGKILDHVSIQTKPLVKLRLVSRHLNLAVLYKIRKEHSEIIIHNLGHCDKHLPCICTVFINSQDICNLKLHAYFQFLNKRVKINICKLQVQIEHFDKVVQFQLHRLILKELIGSNEDRIREFTGMFDLSYYGWDLKAERIARHCIRFGMQEGVDLHGSQLLNFDVFEVAEPHLHGIVNADKFEVRRIYTDEEDEEMVYFPINRFLKMPITCDTLTFILYGKDIVSLPRTITHQAVSNWNAKNVNLNFRFGAHNVMAEKFHECPENFKNPVNIQFVAPWNIEPVSANLLESVEIKLQYTDDILLTIEDQLDYDYYSPYDNIIANVQRAFPSRNMIVKLSETNVLIAPENMHKVFAKFIRLTEQNQQRNGSVTFKLYYEEDDRIPIKVPHIFNSSARLVGEQPEHCWYLDEILNIPKETIKSPFGCVTVWYGKMFRL, encoded by the exons ATGTCTGAAGAT aatacatATATTGTCAATCAAGTGTTtatgaatgaaattttaattggaaaaatattagatCATGTGTCAATCCAGACAAAACCACTGGTTAAATTGAGA CTTGTCAGTCGACATTTAAACTTGGCAGTTCTTTACAAAATCAGAAAAGAGCACAGTGAAATAATCATTCATAACCTTGGGCATTGTGACAAGCACTTACCATGCATATGTACAGTTTTCATAAACTCTCAAGACATCTGTAATTTAAAGTTACATGCATACTTTCA atttttaaataaacgcGTGAAAATAAATATCTGTAAACTACAAGttcaaattgaacattttgacaAAGTTGTACAATTTCAATTACACCGTTTAATTCTCAAAGAATTGATAGGATCTAACG aAGACAGAATAAGGGAATTCACGGGAATGTTTGATTTAAGTTATTATGGTTGGGACTTAAAAGCCGAGAGGATTGCCAGGCATTGCATCCGGTTTGGAATGCAGGAAGGTGTAGATTTACATGGATCACAACTACTTAATTTTGACGTTTTCGAAGTCGCTGAGCC gcacCTACACGGAATAGTGAATGCTGACAAATTTGAAGTGCGTCGAATATATActgatgaagaagatgaagaaatgGTGTATTTCCCGATAAATCGCTTTCTTAAAATGCCCATTACATGTGATACACTCACATTCATTCTATATGGCAAAGATATTGTCTCACTGCCGAGAACAATAACACATCAGGCTGTTTCGAACTGGAATGCAAAGAATGTTAACCTTAATTTTCGATTCGGAGCGCACAATGTTATGGCAGAAAAATTTCACGAGTgcccagaaaatttcaagaatccAGTGAATATTCAGTTTGTTGCACCATGGAACATTGAACCAgtttctgctaatttattgGAAAGTGTGGAAATTAAGTTACAATACACGGATGATATTCTACTTACCATTGAAGATCAGTTGGATTATGACTATTATTCACCATATGATAATATAATTGCAAATGTTCAAAGGGCCTTCCCAAGCAGGAATATGATTGTGAAACTTTCTGAGACGAATGTTCTAATTGCTCCTGAAAATATGCACAAAGTCTTTGCAAAGTTTATTAGGTTGACTGAGCAAAATCAACAGCGAAATGGAAGTGTCACATTTAAATTGTACTATGAAGAAGACGATAGAATTCCGATAAAAGTCccacacattttcaattcaagcGCACGTCTCGTAGGAGAACAACCTGAACATTGTTGGTATCTCGATGAAATTCTCAATATTCCAAAAGAAACCATTAAAAGCCCTTTTGGATGTGTAACTGTCTGGTATGGAAAGATGTTCCGTTTGTGA
- the Y43F4B.10 gene encoding uncharacterized protein (Confirmed by transcript evidence; Nucleus): MATQEDLQTLISIVPNLQMQEGTPYYEVLLKLIEEIGKDVRPTYTFNKLTCERLKRNIQAAKVLIRACQQEAETDKKKADAAIEAQRVAQKSETPKPEETSSEAASKN, encoded by the exons atggcgaCACAAGAAGATCTTCAAACGCTTATCTCAATTGTGCCGAATCTTCag ATGCAAGAAGGCACTCCTTATTACGAAGTTCTGCTCAAGTTGATCGAAGAAATCGGGAAAGACGTTCGTCCAACATATACATTCAATAAGTTGACCTGTGAACGGTTGAAGAGGAATATTCAAGCGGCAAAAGTTCTGATTAG AGCGTGTCAACAAGAGGCCgaaacagacaaaaaaaaggCAGACGCTGCGATCGAAGCACAAAGAGTTGCGCAGAAATCAGAGACTCCGAAGCCTGAAGAGACATCATCGGAGGCCGCCTCGAAGAATTAA
- the F53A2.1 gene encoding DUF19 domain-containing protein (Confirmed by transcript evidence): protein MLLPSCLPRMKIDKKKMEKRKKKHIHLHHIYISTTFSSIILSLYFCGPLVSPMGPLPARCDTFFWGNFSFLCPKNLLSVQRSLYFRYQKNAKMIFWSYLVILLIPGVLSTTCPHSVNSKIQECVQPVADYAKVLNNQDSRTSGSEFGSAFSLPNMGGRVFNELCRLIAKFNSCVRDYRSTCPRHVTISLIDSSYGYLCNEGYNTFMESAECLMELDRKPSVKRCHDETLKEIESANTESGVSMPAKVDRMCGALNFFSGCVRSPIKQDCGFSAWQVIYRVLKDTTNTLMPACQFTGTSQKLLSFQKEIDSLNNVTSTTTTLQTSTYTTSRPRPTVTKLQTTTVVVVRELADGEDEDDEELKQKLSQKKKMRKIQSAELTDSSKSQFSIEYVLTLVLGFLILCI, encoded by the exons ATGCTCCTCCCCTCTTGTTTACCCCGAATGAAGATtgacaagaaaaaaatggaaaaaagaaagaagaagcacATTCATCTTCATCATATTTATATCTCGACAACATTTTCCTCCATTATTTTGTCCTTGTATTTTTGCGGGCCACTGGTGTCCCCCATGGGTCCCTTGCCCGCAAGATgtgacacatttttttgggggaatttttcttttttgtgtcCTAAAAATCTCTTATCTGTACAGCGATCGCTTTATTtcagatatcaaaaaaatgctaaaatgattttttggagcTACCTCGTAATACTTTTAATTCCTGGGGTCCTATCGACAACGTGCCCGCATTCTgtgaattcgaaaattcagGAATGTGTTCAACCTGTTGCAGATTACGCAAAAGTTCTGAATAATCAG GACTCTCGAACGTCTGGATCAGAATTCGGAAGTGCTTTTTCACTTCCAAATATGGGCGGTCGAGTTTTCAATGAACTTTGCAG attaaTTGCCAAATTCAACAGTTGTGTTCGAGATTATCGAAGTACGTGTCCCCGTCATGTAACTATTTCCCTTATTGACTCTTCTTATGGATACTTGTGTAATGAAGGGTATAata catttatGGAGTCTGCCGAATGTTTGATGGAGTTGGATCGAAAACCATCAGTTAAAAGATGCCATGATGAGACGCTTAAAGAAATTGAATCAGCAAACACTGAATCAGGTGTATCTATGCCAGCTAAAGTTGATCGGATGTGTGG agcTCTCAACTTCTTCTCCGGTTGTGTAAGGTCACCGATAAAACAAGACTGCGGATTTTCTGCGTGGCAG GTAATCTACCGAGTCCTAAAAGACACCACAAACACCCTAATGCCTGCCTGCCAATTCACTGGAACTTCGCAAAAACTGTTATCATTTCAAAAGGAAATTGATAGTTTAAATAATGTAACATCAACAACTACAACATTACAAACATCCACGTACACAACAAGTCGGCCACGTCCTACCGTAACCAAACTGCAAACAACTACGGTAGTTGTAGTTCGAGAGCTGGCGGATGGTgaggatgaagatgatgaggaATTGAAGCAGAAGCTCagtcaaaaaaagaaaatgagaaaaattcaatcagCTGAGCTAACTGATTCTTcgaaatctcaattttctattgaatATGTGTTAACTTTAGTTCTAGGATTTTTGATTctatgtatttaa